A window of the Synechococcus sp. LTW-R genome harbors these coding sequences:
- the lpxD gene encoding UDP-3-O-(3-hydroxymyristoyl)glucosamine N-acyltransferase, with product MRFSQLLSQLSEVKAAGGIESLQHHLGEDPELGAAAALDQALSGQVSFLEAGNALAAALNASGASAVLLPAKGNECEAAQAEATAKGMAWIALADPRLGFAETLDALYPRKPKAPGVHPSAVIAPEAVVGMGSHVGAHVVVGGDVQIGASCTIHPNVVIYDDVQIGDGCELHAGAVLHPGSRLGRGCVVHSNAVVGSEGFGFVPTASGWRKMPQTGLVVLEDGVEVGCGSTIDRPSVGETRIGAGSKIDNLVHIGHGVTTGKGCALAAQVGIAGGARLGNGVILAGQVGLANKAVMGDRSIASSKSGVHGEVAAGEVVSGYPAIPNRLWLRCSAAFNKLPELGKALRQLEKQVKP from the coding sequence ATGCGCTTCAGCCAACTGCTCAGCCAACTGAGCGAGGTGAAGGCCGCAGGTGGGATCGAGTCCCTTCAGCACCACCTCGGGGAGGATCCCGAGCTGGGGGCGGCGGCGGCCCTCGATCAAGCCCTCAGTGGGCAGGTGAGTTTCCTGGAGGCCGGCAACGCCCTTGCGGCCGCCCTCAACGCCAGTGGTGCCAGCGCCGTCCTGCTGCCGGCCAAGGGCAACGAATGCGAGGCCGCCCAAGCGGAGGCCACCGCCAAGGGCATGGCTTGGATCGCCCTGGCTGATCCGCGCCTGGGCTTTGCAGAAACCCTCGACGCCCTCTATCCCCGGAAGCCCAAGGCTCCCGGCGTTCACCCCAGCGCCGTCATTGCCCCGGAGGCCGTGGTGGGCATGGGCAGCCACGTGGGCGCCCATGTCGTTGTCGGCGGCGACGTGCAGATCGGGGCCTCCTGCACGATTCACCCCAACGTCGTCATCTATGACGACGTGCAGATCGGCGATGGCTGTGAACTCCACGCCGGTGCCGTGTTGCACCCCGGCTCCCGCCTCGGCCGGGGCTGCGTGGTCCACTCCAATGCCGTCGTCGGCAGTGAAGGCTTCGGCTTCGTTCCCACCGCGAGCGGCTGGCGCAAGATGCCGCAGACCGGCCTGGTGGTGCTCGAGGACGGTGTTGAGGTGGGCTGCGGCAGCACCATCGATCGCCCCTCCGTCGGCGAGACCCGGATCGGAGCCGGCAGCAAGATCGACAACCTGGTCCACATCGGCCACGGCGTCACCACCGGCAAGGGTTGCGCCCTGGCCGCCCAGGTCGGCATCGCCGGTGGAGCCCGGCTGGGCAACGGCGTGATCCTGGCCGGCCAGGTGGGCCTGGCCAACAAGGCCGTCATGGGCGATCGCTCCATCGCCTCCTCCAAATCCGGGGTCCACGGAGAGGTGGCCGCCGGTGAGGTCGTCAGTGGCTATCCCGCCATCCCGAACCGCCTCTGGCTGCGCTGTTCAGCGGCCTTCAACAAACTTCCCGAGCTGGGCAAGGCGCTGCGCCAGCTGGAGAAACAAGTCAAGCCGTAG
- the fumC gene encoding class II fumarate hydratase — protein sequence MSQRQETDSLGAIGVPAEHYWGAQTQRSIGNFPFGQRMPLAIVHAFGQLKAACAEANRDLGKLDAGLCSAIVAAAEQVAAGELDQEFPLKVWQTGSGTQSNMNANEVIANKAIEALGGELGSKSPVHPNDHVNLSQSSNDTFPAAMHIAVVIELEQRLLPAVENLATALQAKATAHADLVKIGRTHLQDAVPLSLGQEFSGYVAQLQLAIEAIRQSLPRVRELAIGGTAVGTGLNAPKGFGEAVAARLSERLGTGFSSAPNKFQALAGHEALASAHGALTVLAGSLMKIANDIRWLGSGPRCGLGELVLPENEPGSSIMPGKVNPTQCESLTMVAAQVMGNNTAVQIGASQGNFELNVFKPLIAHNVLESIELLAGGCSSFREHCIEGLKANETRIERLLNQSLMLVTALTPAIGYDRASGIAKHAHKHGLSLKEAALVLGEISAEEFDQWVRPEAMV from the coding sequence ATGAGTCAGCGCCAAGAGACCGACAGCCTCGGTGCCATCGGAGTCCCCGCTGAGCACTACTGGGGAGCGCAGACCCAGCGCTCCATTGGCAACTTCCCCTTCGGCCAGCGGATGCCCCTGGCGATCGTGCATGCCTTCGGTCAGCTGAAGGCGGCCTGCGCAGAAGCCAACCGGGATCTCGGCAAACTCGATGCGGGCCTCTGCAGCGCCATCGTGGCTGCCGCCGAGCAAGTGGCCGCGGGCGAATTGGACCAGGAGTTTCCGCTGAAGGTCTGGCAGACCGGCTCGGGCACCCAGAGCAACATGAACGCCAATGAGGTGATCGCCAACAAGGCGATTGAGGCCCTCGGCGGCGAGCTAGGCAGCAAGAGCCCAGTGCACCCCAACGACCACGTCAACCTCAGCCAATCCAGCAACGACACCTTCCCGGCGGCGATGCACATCGCCGTGGTGATTGAGCTGGAGCAACGGCTACTCCCGGCCGTCGAAAACCTGGCCACCGCGCTCCAGGCCAAGGCCACGGCCCATGCCGACCTGGTGAAAATCGGCCGGACGCACCTACAGGATGCGGTGCCCCTGAGCCTGGGCCAGGAGTTCAGCGGTTATGTCGCCCAGCTGCAGTTGGCGATCGAGGCGATCCGCCAGAGCCTGCCGCGGGTGCGGGAGTTGGCCATTGGCGGCACCGCGGTGGGCACCGGACTGAACGCCCCGAAGGGCTTTGGAGAGGCCGTCGCAGCGCGACTGAGTGAGCGGCTGGGCACCGGCTTCAGCAGCGCCCCGAACAAGTTCCAGGCCCTCGCCGGCCATGAGGCGCTGGCCTCCGCCCATGGCGCCCTGACGGTGCTGGCGGGTTCGCTGATGAAGATCGCCAATGACATCCGTTGGCTCGGCAGCGGTCCGCGCTGCGGCCTTGGGGAGTTGGTCCTTCCGGAGAACGAGCCGGGCTCCTCGATCATGCCGGGCAAGGTGAACCCCACCCAGTGCGAGAGCCTGACGATGGTGGCGGCCCAGGTGATGGGCAACAACACCGCGGTTCAGATCGGCGCGAGCCAGGGGAACTTCGAGCTGAACGTCTTCAAGCCGCTCATCGCCCACAACGTGCTCGAGAGCATCGAGCTCCTGGCGGGTGGCTGCAGCAGCTTCCGTGAGCACTGCATCGAGGGCCTCAAGGCCAACGAGACGCGGATCGAGCGGCTGCTGAACCAGAGCTTGATGCTCGTCACCGCCCTGACCCCCGCCATTGGCTACGACCGCGCCAGTGGCATCGCTAAACATGCCCACAAACATGGGCTGAGCCTCAAGGAAGCCGCCCTGGTGCTCGGTGAAATCAGCGCCGAGGAGTTTGACCAGTGGGTGCGCCCGGAGGCGATGGTCTGA
- a CDS encoding PhoH family protein has protein sequence MRKTFVLDTNVLLHDPQALTRFEDNAVVIPIEVVEEIDRFKKDPSEKGRNARQISRLLDALREKGNLADGVPIDGSSGGTLQVVFCRSETLAQLPPELKGGSGDNNILAVALEQLRSGLIADQPPVVLVTKDTNLRIKADAVGLTAQDYTTDKVDIADLYAGVSELSASATAMETLKQEGGLALAALPSASGSELQANEGVTLVDEAQPNHTLLARFEAQGQRLVPLQRSTRARLGKVAARNREQTFALDLLLDPSVQLLTLVGKAGTGKTLLALAAGLHQVADEQLYERLLVTRPVISLGKEIGFLPGSLEEKMGPWMQPIIDNLDFLLGNSPEEEGRSGSKGASGPANRAGTNRAPRSNWTDLKGMGLLEVEAISYIRGRSIPRQYMVVDEAQNLTPHEVKTIVTRVGEGTKIVFTGDPYQIDNPYVDAESNGLTWLVERFKGQPLAGHITLIRGERSELAELAANLL, from the coding sequence ATGCGCAAGACCTTCGTTCTCGATACGAATGTGTTGCTGCATGACCCCCAGGCCCTCACCCGCTTTGAAGACAACGCGGTGGTGATCCCCATCGAGGTGGTCGAGGAGATCGATCGCTTCAAGAAGGACCCCTCCGAGAAGGGCCGCAATGCACGTCAGATCTCGCGCCTGCTGGATGCCCTGCGGGAGAAGGGAAACCTGGCGGATGGGGTGCCGATTGATGGGAGCAGTGGCGGCACCCTTCAGGTGGTCTTCTGCCGCAGCGAAACCCTGGCGCAGCTGCCACCCGAGCTCAAAGGGGGCAGCGGAGACAACAACATCCTGGCGGTGGCGCTCGAGCAGCTCCGCTCCGGCTTGATTGCCGATCAACCCCCCGTGGTGCTGGTCACCAAGGACACCAACCTGCGGATCAAGGCCGATGCGGTCGGTCTGACGGCCCAGGACTACACCACCGACAAGGTCGATATTGCGGACCTCTACGCCGGGGTGAGTGAGCTATCGGCCAGTGCCACGGCGATGGAAACCCTCAAGCAGGAGGGGGGCTTAGCGCTGGCTGCGCTTCCCTCCGCATCGGGTTCTGAGCTCCAAGCCAACGAGGGGGTGACCCTGGTGGATGAGGCGCAGCCGAACCACACGCTCCTGGCGCGGTTTGAGGCCCAGGGTCAACGGCTGGTGCCCTTGCAGCGCAGCACGCGCGCCCGACTGGGCAAGGTCGCTGCCCGAAACCGTGAGCAGACCTTTGCCTTGGATCTGCTGCTGGATCCCTCGGTTCAATTGCTGACCTTGGTGGGGAAGGCCGGTACCGGCAAAACCCTGCTGGCCCTGGCGGCCGGCTTGCACCAGGTGGCGGATGAGCAGCTCTATGAGCGGCTGCTTGTGACCCGGCCGGTGATCTCCTTGGGCAAAGAGATCGGTTTTCTGCCGGGGAGCCTCGAGGAAAAGATGGGCCCCTGGATGCAGCCAATCATCGACAACCTTGATTTCCTGCTCGGCAACAGCCCCGAGGAGGAGGGTCGCTCGGGATCGAAAGGGGCATCGGGTCCGGCGAACCGTGCGGGGACCAACCGCGCTCCCCGCAGCAACTGGACGGACCTCAAAGGTATGGGTCTGCTGGAGGTGGAGGCGATCAGCTACATCCGCGGTCGCTCCATCCCGCGGCAATACATGGTCGTGGACGAGGCCCAAAACCTCACCCCCCATGAGGTCAAGACGATCGTGACCCGGGTGGGCGAGGGCACCAAGATCGTCTTCACGGGCGATCCCTATCAGATCGATAACCCCTACGTGGATGCAGAGAGCAACGGCTTGACCTGGCTCGTCGAGCGCTTCAAGGGCCAGCCACTGGCGGGCCACATCACCTTGATCCGGGGTGAGCGCAGCGAACTGGCGGAGCTGGCGGCGAACCTGCTCTAG
- a CDS encoding phosphoribulokinase, with product MSKRHPVVAVTGSSGAGTSTVKRAFEHIFKREGITPAVVEGDSYHRYERAAMKEAMAGALAKGENFSHFGPEANLFDKLEELFRSYGESGGGQKRYYLHSVEEAADHNARLGTNLEPGQFTPWENIPAGTDLLFYEGLHGGVKGEGYDVAGLADLLVGVVPIVNLEWIQKISRDNAERGYSAEATVDTILRRMPDYINHICPQFSQTDINFQRVPTVDTSNPFMIRNIPTPDESFVIIHFRKGAREKWGIDFTYLLDMIHDSFMSSPTSIVVNGGKMGFAMELILTPIIHRMIEEKKKLA from the coding sequence ATGTCGAAGCGTCACCCGGTTGTGGCTGTCACCGGTTCCTCCGGCGCAGGCACCAGCACCGTGAAGCGTGCCTTTGAGCACATCTTCAAGCGCGAGGGCATCACCCCGGCCGTGGTGGAAGGCGACAGCTACCACCGCTATGAGCGGGCCGCCATGAAGGAAGCCATGGCGGGCGCCCTGGCCAAAGGCGAGAACTTCTCCCACTTCGGCCCTGAGGCCAACCTCTTCGACAAGCTCGAAGAACTCTTCCGCAGCTACGGCGAATCCGGTGGTGGCCAGAAGCGCTACTACCTGCACTCCGTCGAAGAGGCCGCTGACCACAACGCCCGCCTCGGCACCAACCTCGAGCCCGGTCAGTTCACCCCCTGGGAGAACATCCCCGCCGGCACCGACCTGCTTTTCTACGAAGGCCTGCACGGCGGCGTGAAGGGTGAGGGCTACGACGTGGCCGGCCTGGCTGACCTGCTGGTGGGCGTGGTGCCCATCGTCAACCTGGAGTGGATCCAGAAGATCTCCCGTGACAACGCTGAGCGCGGCTATTCCGCCGAGGCCACCGTTGACACGATCCTGCGCCGGATGCCGGATTACATCAACCACATCTGCCCGCAGTTCAGCCAGACCGACATCAACTTCCAGCGTGTCCCCACCGTGGACACCTCGAACCCCTTCATGATCCGGAACATCCCCACCCCGGATGAGTCCTTCGTGATCATTCACTTCCGCAAGGGTGCTCGCGAGAAGTGGGGGATCGACTTCACCTACCTGCTCGACATGATCCACGATTCGTTCATGTCCAGCCCCACCTCGATCGTGGTGAACGGCGGCAAGATGGGCTTCGCGATGGAGCTGATCCTGACCCCGATCATTCACCGCATGATCGAAGAGAAAAAGAAGCTGGCCTGA
- the proB gene encoding glutamate 5-kinase, with amino-acid sequence MGTRRVIKVGTSVLRGSGARGTEAVIADLASSLCGLWRREEPVVLVTSGAVGLGCNALQLGERPTELEALQASAAVGQGRLMTLYDQAFAAHGRCVAQVLLTRADLASRRRYQNACRTLEQLLSWGVTPVINENDTLATDELRFGDNDTLSALAAVAIQADELVLLTDIDSLYSGDPRSDADAKPIPEVHSLAEIEALAGVAKGNGRWGTGGMTTKLSAARIATASGIPVRLADGRDPAVLEALLAGEQLGTLFRPSETPLSSRKGWLAHALLPKGSITVDAGAEQALLEQGASLLAVGVCSVEGSFGRREAVRVISEDGRELARGLSALASEELEGNPSQRGVVIHRDHLVVIAAS; translated from the coding sequence ATGGGCACGCGCCGAGTCATTAAAGTCGGCACCAGCGTTCTGCGGGGCAGCGGTGCCCGCGGAACCGAAGCGGTCATCGCTGATCTGGCCTCCAGCCTCTGCGGCCTCTGGCGGCGGGAGGAGCCGGTGGTGCTCGTCACCAGTGGCGCCGTCGGTCTTGGCTGCAATGCCCTCCAATTGGGGGAGCGGCCCACGGAGCTCGAAGCACTCCAGGCTTCAGCCGCAGTTGGCCAGGGCCGGCTGATGACGCTCTATGACCAGGCCTTTGCCGCCCACGGCCGTTGTGTCGCCCAGGTGCTCCTGACCCGCGCCGATCTGGCCTCGCGGCGCCGCTACCAAAACGCCTGCCGCACCCTCGAGCAGTTGCTCAGCTGGGGGGTGACGCCGGTGATCAACGAAAACGACACCCTGGCGACCGATGAACTGCGCTTTGGCGATAACGACACCCTCTCGGCGCTCGCCGCGGTAGCGATACAGGCGGACGAGCTGGTGTTGCTGACCGACATCGACAGCCTCTACTCGGGGGATCCCCGCAGTGATGCCGATGCCAAACCGATCCCCGAGGTCCATTCCCTCGCCGAGATCGAAGCCTTAGCGGGCGTGGCCAAGGGCAACGGCCGCTGGGGAACCGGCGGGATGACCACCAAGCTCTCCGCGGCCCGCATCGCGACGGCCAGCGGCATTCCGGTGCGCCTGGCCGATGGCCGCGACCCCGCCGTGCTGGAGGCGCTCTTAGCGGGAGAACAGCTGGGCACCCTCTTCCGCCCCAGCGAGACCCCCCTGAGTAGCCGCAAGGGTTGGCTCGCCCATGCCCTGCTGCCCAAGGGCAGCATCACGGTGGATGCCGGCGCCGAACAGGCACTGCTCGAGCAGGGAGCCTCACTCCTGGCCGTGGGGGTCTGCAGCGTGGAGGGATCCTTTGGCCGCCGGGAAGCCGTCCGGGTGATCAGCGAGGACGGCCGGGAACTGGCCCGGGGCCTCAGCGCCCTTGCCAGCGAGGAGTTGGAGGGGAACCCGAGCCAGCGCGGTGTGGTCATTCATCGGGATCACCTCGTCGTCATCGCCGCCAGCTGA
- a CDS encoding DUF3727 domain-containing protein codes for MSTDGPSINGTGDVPTVLVRDQSGRQLLCFLEQLIPLEGKDYALLTPVDTPVCLVQIAENENGEDEVIEELSNAEPILSIADVVLQEHDLTLVRSAVTLTVSGDLEEPDPEEYDDDELDGDDEDETDLYEMLIQFRAEEKEYGLFIPLDPFFVVARMENGEGVLVEGEEFERVQPLIEAELDERELGDD; via the coding sequence ATGAGCACTGACGGCCCCAGCATCAACGGCACCGGTGATGTCCCCACCGTGCTGGTGCGGGACCAGAGCGGGCGCCAACTGCTCTGCTTCCTTGAGCAACTCATTCCCCTCGAGGGCAAGGACTACGCCCTGCTGACCCCCGTCGACACCCCGGTCTGCCTCGTGCAGATCGCCGAGAACGAGAACGGCGAAGACGAGGTCATCGAAGAGCTCAGCAATGCCGAGCCGATCCTCTCGATCGCGGATGTCGTCCTGCAGGAGCACGACCTGACACTCGTGCGCTCCGCCGTCACCCTCACCGTCAGTGGTGATCTGGAGGAGCCCGACCCCGAGGAGTACGACGACGACGAGCTGGACGGGGACGACGAGGACGAGACCGACCTCTACGAAATGCTGATCCAGTTCCGGGCTGAGGAGAAGGAATACGGCCTCTTCATCCCCCTGGATCCTTTCTTTGTGGTCGCCCGCATGGAGAACGGCGAGGGCGTCCTGGTGGAAGGCGAGGAGTTCGAGCGCGTCCAGCCCCTGATCGAAGCTGAACTCGATGAGCGGGAGCTCGGTGACGACTGA
- a CDS encoding F420-0:Gamma-glutamyl ligase has translation MAALFAVVLIAALVFGLVLLWLELRHRLRPASPLRLRSSGWKVQRSSVNQWQVKGTISIRNPHPRMEVFVPEIELKPTLLGRSDLSNVNVRCSLTPQHPDEEARSDGYWFAYIVKGRKTTQAEALITLEASDGTELRQLLDTLWLEILWINYGPFGRLQQRDGVLIPLRRPAPAQSSSSNWRQGDRCSVLPIRTHLLGTLDDPADVLRHYAGAVLQPGDVLTIGETPLAVMQGRYNHPANLQPSRLARLLCRVFHPTSSLATACGLQTLIDNVGPARVLCAWLAGTALKLVGSKGWFYRLAGEQARLIDDVTGTTPPYDQTIVLGPVQSSEVCRQLAAELGVAVAVVDVNDLGRVKVLASSPGCDEALLARALKPNPAGNANERTPLVLVRPN, from the coding sequence TTGGCCGCCCTGTTTGCCGTCGTCTTGATCGCCGCCCTGGTCTTCGGCCTGGTGCTGCTCTGGCTGGAGCTGCGCCATCGCCTACGGCCGGCCTCCCCCCTGCGTCTCAGAAGCAGCGGCTGGAAGGTTCAACGCAGCAGCGTCAACCAGTGGCAGGTCAAGGGAACCATCAGCATTCGCAACCCCCATCCGCGGATGGAGGTCTTTGTCCCTGAAATTGAGCTCAAGCCGACCCTGTTGGGGCGCTCCGATCTCTCCAACGTCAACGTCCGCTGCAGCCTGACCCCGCAGCACCCCGATGAGGAGGCCCGCAGCGATGGCTACTGGTTCGCCTACATCGTTAAAGGACGCAAGACGACCCAGGCTGAGGCGCTGATCACCCTGGAAGCCAGCGACGGAACCGAGCTGCGCCAACTGCTCGACACCCTCTGGCTGGAGATCCTCTGGATCAACTACGGCCCCTTCGGTCGCCTCCAGCAACGCGATGGGGTGCTCATTCCCCTGCGCCGTCCCGCCCCCGCCCAGAGCTCGAGCAGCAACTGGCGCCAGGGTGATCGCTGCAGCGTGTTGCCCATCCGCACCCATCTGCTCGGAACCCTCGACGATCCCGCCGACGTGCTCCGCCACTACGCCGGTGCGGTGCTCCAACCCGGTGATGTCCTGACCATCGGTGAGACCCCCCTGGCGGTGATGCAGGGCCGCTACAACCACCCGGCCAACCTCCAGCCCTCGAGACTGGCCCGGCTGCTCTGCCGCGTCTTCCACCCCACCAGCTCCCTGGCGACCGCCTGCGGCCTGCAGACCCTGATCGACAACGTCGGTCCCGCCCGGGTGCTCTGCGCTTGGCTCGCAGGCACCGCCCTCAAGCTGGTGGGCTCCAAGGGTTGGTTCTACCGACTGGCCGGCGAACAGGCCCGCCTCATCGATGACGTCACCGGCACCACGCCGCCCTACGACCAGACCATCGTCTTGGGCCCCGTCCAGAGCAGCGAGGTCTGCCGGCAGCTCGCTGCCGAATTGGGCGTCGCCGTTGCGGTTGTCGATGTCAACGACCTGGGCCGGGTGAAGGTGCTGGCCTCCAGTCCCGGTTGCGATGAAGCGCTGCTGGCCCGCGCCCTCAAGCCGAATCCTGCGGGCAACGCCAACGAACGCACCCCCTTGGTGCTCGTTCGCCCGAACTAG
- a CDS encoding A24 family peptidase has product MPPATLLLSITALGLCVGSFLNVVAWRYPRQESVVRPGSHCPHCGTPLAWSENIPVLSWLLLRGRCRHCQSPISLRYPAVELLCGGLFLAAALGCPEALGQAPGALTVVAGWCLVTLLLPLLLIDLDQLWLPEPLCRTGVLLGLVFTLLAVFSQSGGPEPQLLLWHLLAASAGLLGFEATSAAGQSILGKPALGLGDAKLAALLGAWLGLTGLGLSVALAVFSGAVFGVLGLLSGRLKHGQPFPFGPFLAAAGLAVWMAGNSFWLQQLSRHLGWSAL; this is encoded by the coding sequence ATGCCTCCCGCCACGCTGCTGCTGTCGATCACCGCCCTCGGGCTCTGCGTGGGCAGCTTCCTGAACGTGGTCGCCTGGCGCTACCCCCGCCAGGAGTCCGTGGTGCGCCCCGGCAGCCACTGCCCCCATTGCGGCACGCCACTGGCCTGGAGCGAGAACATCCCCGTTCTGAGCTGGCTGCTGCTGCGGGGCCGCTGTCGCCATTGCCAGAGCCCCATCAGCCTGCGCTACCCCGCCGTGGAACTGCTCTGCGGAGGCCTCTTCCTGGCAGCAGCCCTGGGCTGTCCCGAGGCCCTCGGCCAGGCACCAGGCGCTCTCACCGTGGTGGCGGGCTGGTGTCTGGTAACCCTGCTGCTGCCGCTGCTGCTGATTGATCTGGACCAGCTCTGGTTGCCCGAGCCCCTCTGCCGCACCGGCGTCCTGCTAGGCCTGGTCTTCACGCTGCTGGCGGTCTTCAGCCAAAGCGGTGGACCCGAGCCCCAGCTCCTGCTCTGGCACCTGCTCGCCGCCAGTGCTGGCCTGCTGGGCTTCGAAGCCACCAGCGCCGCTGGCCAGTCGATCCTAGGCAAACCGGCCCTGGGCTTAGGCGATGCCAAGTTGGCCGCCCTCCTGGGGGCCTGGCTCGGGCTGACGGGCCTGGGGCTGAGCGTGGCCCTGGCTGTCTTCTCGGGTGCGGTCTTTGGCGTCCTCGGTCTGCTGAGTGGCCGGCTCAAGCACGGGCAACCCTTCCCGTTTGGCCCCTTCCTGGCGGCCGCTGGACTGGCGGTCTGGATGGCGGGAAACAGCTTCTGGCTGCAACAGCTCAGCAGGCACTTGGGCTGGAGCGCCCTTTAA
- the leuB gene encoding 3-isopropylmalate dehydrogenase — protein sequence MTSFRITLLPGDGIGPEITAVARQMLDAVSRSNGFELIYNEQPMGGCAIDATGEPLPASTLEACKAADAVLLAAIGSPQYDSLPREKRPETGLLGLRSGMGLFANLRPVKIIPALIDASTLKREVIEGVDLMVVRELTGGVYFGTPKGRVEAEGRVRGFNTMAYFDDEIDRIAKVGFDIAQQRSSRLCSVDKANVLDVSQLWRDRVEALHASSYAGVELSHMYVDNAAMQLVRNPRQFDVLLTSNLFGDILSDEAAMLSGSIGMLPSASLGESGPGLFEPIHGSAPDIARQDKANPMAMVLSAAMMLRVGLKQDAAAAALEQAVDRVLAQGYRTGDLMADGCTQLGCKAMGDQLLAALED from the coding sequence ATGACCAGCTTCCGGATCACCCTGCTCCCCGGTGACGGGATCGGTCCTGAAATCACGGCGGTGGCCCGCCAGATGCTGGATGCGGTCAGCCGCAGCAACGGCTTCGAGCTGATCTACAACGAGCAGCCCATGGGGGGCTGCGCCATCGACGCCACCGGCGAACCCCTTCCCGCCAGCACCCTCGAGGCCTGCAAGGCCGCCGACGCCGTGCTGCTGGCCGCCATCGGCTCCCCGCAATACGACAGCCTTCCCCGCGAGAAGCGTCCCGAGACCGGCCTGCTGGGCCTGCGTTCCGGCATGGGACTCTTCGCGAATCTGCGCCCGGTGAAGATCATCCCGGCCCTGATCGATGCCTCGACCCTGAAGCGCGAGGTCATTGAAGGGGTCGACCTGATGGTGGTCCGCGAACTCACCGGTGGCGTCTACTTCGGCACGCCCAAGGGCCGCGTCGAGGCCGAGGGCCGCGTGCGCGGCTTCAACACGATGGCCTACTTCGACGACGAGATCGATCGGATCGCCAAGGTGGGCTTTGACATCGCCCAACAGCGCAGCAGCCGCCTCTGCAGCGTCGATAAGGCCAACGTCCTCGACGTGAGTCAGCTCTGGCGCGATCGCGTTGAGGCTCTTCACGCCAGCAGCTACGCGGGCGTGGAACTCAGCCACATGTACGTGGACAACGCCGCGATGCAGCTGGTGCGCAATCCCCGCCAGTTCGACGTGTTATTGACCAGCAACCTCTTCGGCGACATCCTCAGCGATGAGGCGGCGATGCTCAGCGGCTCGATCGGCATGCTGCCGTCGGCCTCCCTCGGCGAAAGCGGCCCGGGCCTGTTCGAGCCCATCCACGGCTCCGCACCCGACATCGCCCGCCAGGACAAGGCCAATCCCATGGCCATGGTCCTCAGCGCCGCGATGATGCTGCGGGTCGGCCTCAAGCAGGACGCCGCCGCCGCCGCCCTCGAGCAGGCCGTCGACCGCGTGCTGGCCCAGGGCTATCGCACCGGCGATCTGATGGCCGACGGTTGCACCCAACTGGGTTGTAAGGCGATGGGCGATCAACTGCTGGCAGCCCTCGAAGACTGA
- the ruvX gene encoding Holliday junction resolvase RuvX has translation MAAPAPRSVLSLDVGRKRIGLAGCDALGLTVKALPALHRGRYPADLEWLKTLVHERRILALVVGLPLDAQQQPTAQAEHCRRYGERLARDLDLPLAFVNEYASSWDAAERFGLRGDRSGALDSAAAALLLEQWLQEGPEPAAVSKATPSLGRGPDAQAS, from the coding sequence GTGGCGGCGCCTGCTCCGCGATCGGTCCTTTCTCTGGACGTGGGCCGCAAACGCATCGGCCTCGCCGGCTGTGATGCCCTGGGCCTCACCGTCAAAGCACTGCCCGCTCTGCACCGCGGCCGCTACCCGGCCGACCTGGAGTGGCTGAAGACGCTCGTCCACGAGCGCCGGATCCTGGCGCTCGTGGTGGGGCTCCCCCTCGATGCCCAGCAGCAGCCCACCGCCCAAGCCGAGCACTGCCGCCGTTATGGCGAGCGTCTCGCCAGGGATCTGGATCTGCCGCTGGCCTTCGTCAATGAATACGCCAGCAGCTGGGATGCCGCCGAGCGCTTTGGCCTGCGCGGTGATCGCAGCGGCGCCCTCGACAGCGCCGCCGCCGCTCTGCTCTTGGAACAGTGGCTCCAGGAAGGACCCGAACCGGCAGCGGTCAGCAAGGCGACCCCGTCCCTTGGCCGCGGGCCCGATGCCCAGGCATCCTGA
- a CDS encoding YqeG family HAD IIIA-type phosphatase — protein sequence MTTDSVTRRSVSDLLQPNLVAAGTLVDLPLDGLLAQGIRALVLDVDRTLLPHRGSTLPEPMEAWLKRAQATMPLHLFSNNPSRSRIGGVAEQLGVDFTTSAGKPRRSPLRRVLQQLDLPAAEVAMVGDRVFTDVLAGNRLGMYTVLVKPIDPSGQPCRHDHWQRFEVKLAQLAGAELP from the coding sequence GTGACGACTGATTCGGTGACCCGTCGCTCCGTCTCGGATCTGCTGCAACCCAACCTGGTGGCCGCCGGCACCCTGGTGGATCTTCCCCTGGATGGCCTGCTGGCCCAGGGGATCAGGGCTCTCGTGCTCGATGTGGACCGGACCCTGCTGCCCCACCGGGGCTCCACGCTGCCGGAGCCGATGGAGGCCTGGCTGAAGCGTGCCCAGGCGACCATGCCCCTGCACCTCTTCAGCAACAACCCCTCCCGATCCCGCATCGGCGGTGTCGCCGAGCAGTTGGGCGTGGACTTCACCACCAGTGCCGGCAAGCCGCGCCGCTCTCCCCTGCGGCGGGTCCTGCAGCAACTCGATCTCCCCGCCGCCGAGGTGGCCATGGTGGGGGACCGGGTCTTTACCGACGTGCTGGCGGGCAACCGCCTAGGGATGTACACCGTGCTGGTGAAACCGATTGATCCCAGCGGGCAACCCTGCCGCCATGACCACTGGCAGCGCTTTGAGGTGAAGCTGGCCCAGCTCGCCGGAGCGGAACTTCCCTAA